In Candidatus Paceibacterota bacterium, the following proteins share a genomic window:
- a CDS encoding glycosyltransferase family 1 protein: protein MRIGIDAQTILNPELGDAAGLGHYTYQLIRHLLEIDKENEYFLYFNYRVRDKDIKKFSRPNVTIRHFPFSYYKKFLPVAYSEMLASAYFTHDNLDVLHVPGGRVPMTYRGRLVVTSYYLAMKKFPDMFPQKSVMKFKLKPPAFKKADMVIATSESARKDLVGDFEVEDKKIRVVYNAFDEKFFKEAPISEIQRVKEKYGIDGEYILFMNTIKPLNNLSRLIEAFSKLRLILKGKKPNSKYKLVLAGKNGWLSDEIRQTAKDFGLKNEVLFPGYIAPEDLNGIFSGADVFVSVPVYEEFGSSVLEAMACGVPVICSDVPSHIEITGNAAMHVSPYDIDAMKSSILKILDDEKLREDLKTKGVEQAKKYHWKKTAEETLKIYKEVAGVRK, encoded by the coding sequence ATGAGAATTGGAATAGACGCGCAAACAATATTGAATCCGGAATTGGGAGATGCCGCAGGATTAGGGCATTATACCTATCAATTGATCAGGCATCTGCTTGAAATTGACAAAGAAAATGAATATTTTCTGTATTTTAATTATAGAGTGAGGGACAAGGATATAAAGAAGTTCAGCCGGCCGAATGTGACCATAAGGCATTTCCCGTTCTCCTATTATAAAAAATTCCTTCCCGTTGCATATTCCGAGATGCTTGCGTCGGCATATTTCACTCACGACAATCTGGATGTTCTGCATGTTCCCGGAGGGAGGGTTCCGATGACATACAGAGGAAGGCTGGTGGTGACGTCCTATTATCTTGCAATGAAAAAGTTTCCGGATATGTTCCCTCAGAAGAGTGTCATGAAGTTCAAGCTCAAACCCCCTGCATTTAAAAAAGCGGATATGGTCATTGCAACGAGCGAGTCCGCAAGGAAGGATCTTGTAGGAGACTTCGAAGTTGAGGATAAGAAGATCAGAGTGGTCTATAATGCGTTTGATGAAAAATTCTTCAAAGAGGCTCCCATAAGCGAGATCCAGAGGGTCAAAGAAAAATACGGGATCGACGGCGAATATATACTTTTTATGAATACTATCAAGCCTTTGAACAATCTTTCCAGGCTGATCGAGGCTTTTTCAAAATTGAGGCTGATCCTGAAAGGAAAAAAACCAAATTCCAAATATAAGCTGGTTCTTGCCGGCAAGAACGGATGGCTGTCCGACGAGATAAGGCAGACTGCGAAAGATTTCGGGCTGAAGAATGAGGTTCTGTTTCCGGGATATATCGCGCCGGAGGATCTGAATGGAATATTTTCCGGAGCGGATGTTTTTGTTTCCGTTCCTGTCTATGAAGAATTCGGTTCATCCGTGCTTGAGGCGATGGCATGCGGAGTTCCGGTCATCTGTTCCGATGTCCCGTCCCACATTGAGATAACGGGAAATGCGGCCATGCATGTAAGTCCTTATGATATAGATGCCATGAAAAGCTCCATTCTGAAAATTCTTGATGATGAAAAATTGCGCGAGGATCTCAAGACGAAGGGAGTCGAGCAGGCAAAAAAAT
- the smpB gene encoding SsrA-binding protein SmpB produces the protein MKILAINKRATFDYEILEKREGGLVLSGQEVKSIKSGHMSLKGAYVTSRGLELFLTNSNVPAYQPKNTSESYDPTRPRKVMLHKQEIKTLLGKITQRGLTLVPIKVYSIHGLIKLEFGIGKGKKKVDKREDIKKREDKMRIARALRPKA, from the coding sequence ATGAAAATCTTAGCAATAAACAAACGGGCGACTTTTGACTATGAGATCCTGGAAAAGCGGGAGGGCGGTTTGGTGTTGTCCGGACAGGAGGTCAAATCGATCAAATCCGGACACATGAGCCTCAAGGGCGCATATGTCACTTCCCGCGGCTTGGAACTGTTTCTCACCAATTCCAATGTTCCCGCCTATCAGCCCAAAAACACCTCCGAAAGCTATGATCCCACAAGACCCCGGAAGGTCATGCTGCATAAACAGGAAATAAAAACCCTCCTCGGAAAGATAACCCAGAGAGGCTTGACATTGGTGCCAATTAAGGTATACTCCATACATGGTTTGATAAAGCTTGAATTCGGCATAGGAAAAGGAAAAAAGAAGGTTGATAAGCGGGAAGATATCAAGAAAAGAGAAGACAAAATGAGAATTGCAAGAGCTTTAAGACCTAAGGCCTAA
- the infC gene encoding translation initiation factor IF-3: MAQKEFRINHQIRLPEASIIGDDGEKLGIMSISDALRLATEKTLDLVEVSPNLNPPVCKIMDYGKFLYKIAKQKRQQSAKQKTVGTKGIRLSIRIEKHDMEFKAKNAIKFMEKGHKAKIDMFLKGREKANIDFAREKIEKFLQMVREFVKADPKNAAKEIFSEKGLQKTPQGFIIILEFKK; the protein is encoded by the coding sequence ATAGCACAAAAAGAATTCAGGATAAACCACCAGATAAGACTGCCGGAAGCTTCAATTATCGGCGACGATGGAGAGAAGTTGGGCATTATGAGCATCAGCGATGCCTTGAGACTGGCGACCGAAAAAACCCTTGATCTCGTGGAAGTTTCTCCGAACCTCAATCCCCCGGTCTGCAAGATCATGGATTACGGGAAATTCCTTTATAAGATCGCAAAGCAGAAACGGCAGCAAAGCGCAAAACAGAAAACGGTAGGCACAAAAGGAATAAGGCTCTCGATCAGGATCGAGAAACACGATATGGAGTTCAAGGCAAAGAACGCCATCAAATTTATGGAAAAGGGCCACAAGGCGAAAATAGACATGTTCCTGAAAGGAAGAGAAAAAGCGAATATTGACTTTGCTCGGGAAAAGATCGAAAAATTCCTTCAGATGGTGCGCGAATTCGTAAAAGCGGACCCTAAAAACGCCGCAAAAGAGATATTCTCCGAAAAGGGCTTGCAAAAAACTCCACAAGGCTTTATAATCATCCTGGAATTTAAGAAATAA
- a CDS encoding 50S ribosomal protein L35 yields the protein MKSKTRKAVAKRFKITKTGKVMARSANQDHFNSRESGNVTRRKRLDKTISSSLKNAIKKQI from the coding sequence ATGAAATCCAAAACAAGAAAAGCGGTAGCCAAGAGGTTCAAGATCACCAAAACAGGCAAAGTCATGGCAAGATCGGCCAATCAGGATCATTTCAACTCCAGAGAATCCGGCAACGTAACAAGAAGAAAAAGACTGGACAAGACAATATCAAGTTCACTGAAGAATGCCATCAAGAAACAGATTTAA
- the rplT gene encoding 50S ribosomal protein L20, whose product MTRIKRGVMSHKRRKNVLRRAKGFENGKKNKFIRAKEHLMHAGVYAFRDRRAKKRTMRALWLIRLNAAVREYGISYSRFINAAKNAKIDIDRKVLSDLALNNPEIFAKIVEKAKTQIKQ is encoded by the coding sequence ATGACAAGAATCAAACGAGGGGTAATGTCCCATAAAAGAAGAAAGAATGTCCTGAGAAGAGCGAAAGGTTTTGAGAACGGTAAAAAGAACAAATTCATCAGAGCAAAAGAGCATCTGATGCATGCCGGAGTTTATGCATTCCGAGATAGACGCGCTAAAAAAAGGACAATGAGAGCATTGTGGCTGATCAGGCTGAACGCCGCAGTAAGAGAATACGGGATAAGCTACAGCAGATTCATAAACGCCGCCAAGAACGCAAAAATCGACATCGACAGGAAAGTCCTTTCAGATCTCGCATTGAACAATCCGGAGATATTTGCAAAGATCGTTGAAAAAGCAAAAACCCAGATCAAACAATAG
- a CDS encoding serine hydrolase: MIEKIAILIMALINQTYIFSSGNTEADLLGAVVNEGSVDASAGNDDKINWNYYMENLKVGSELSILPSKNNDAKEMEISSKSAVVMDIGTNAVLFSKEENRKMPIASLSKLMTAIIAMEKIDLSDRIVITEKAIKKGGKRDGLFAGEEIMAEDLLKIMLVNSNNVAAEAIAEHVNGESGDFIGLMNERAELLGLENTRFFNASGLDQQEENYSTAYEIAQIFDYGLRYSRIWEDMKIQRGEVWSADKKTKHILKSTNLLLGKVKNIEGGKTGFTDDAGECMVLVAGSDDANNKIVSVVLNSSDRFKDTEKIINWTFDNYRW; encoded by the coding sequence ATGATAGAAAAAATCGCTATATTGATAATGGCCCTGATAAACCAAACATACATATTTTCTTCAGGCAACACTGAAGCTGATCTTTTGGGCGCTGTTGTGAATGAAGGGTCGGTTGACGCAAGCGCGGGTAATGACGACAAAATTAATTGGAATTATTATATGGAAAATCTCAAAGTCGGAAGCGAACTCAGTATATTGCCTTCAAAGAACAACGATGCAAAAGAAATGGAGATTAGCTCAAAGTCGGCGGTGGTTATGGATATTGGAACGAATGCAGTTCTTTTTTCAAAAGAAGAAAACAGAAAAATGCCGATTGCGAGCCTTTCGAAACTCATGACGGCCATTATAGCCATGGAAAAAATAGATCTTTCCGATAGGATCGTTATAACCGAAAAGGCCATAAAGAAAGGCGGAAAAAGAGACGGTCTTTTTGCGGGCGAAGAGATTATGGCGGAAGATCTTCTGAAGATCATGCTTGTGAATTCGAATAATGTCGCAGCAGAGGCGATCGCCGAGCATGTGAACGGGGAATCGGGGGACTTTATCGGGCTTATGAATGAAAGAGCGGAATTGCTCGGTCTTGAAAATACCAGATTTTTCAATGCATCCGGACTGGACCAGCAGGAGGAGAATTATTCTACTGCCTATGAAATTGCGCAGATCTTTGATTATGGCCTGCGTTATTCAAGGATATGGGAGGATATGAAGATCCAAAGGGGCGAGGTCTGGTCGGCCGACAAAAAAACCAAGCATATATTAAAAAGCACTAATCTGCTTTTGGGGAAAGTGAAAAATATCGAAGGTGGCAAGACGGGGTTTACTGATGATGCGGGGGAATGCATGGTTCTTGTTGCGGGATCTGACGATGCGAACAATAAGATCGTAAGCGTCGTCCTGAATTCATCGGATAGATTCAAAGATACCGAAAAGATCATCAATTGGACTTTTGATAATTATAGGTGGTAG
- the scpB gene encoding SMC-Scp complex subunit ScpB: MNIGSIIESMLFISGEPMSFKKLSKYTSIEVADLENAAVDLAKKYNEEARGLRILIKDKEVQMVTAGENSKYVENYMKADIEGELSRAALEVLSVVAYRGPIPRSKIEEIRGVNCSFTLRHLLIRGLVERIDNPSDARTYLYRISFDFLKKLGVEKAEHLPRFEELRNKKILEERFVENAEAKEEGAVPQKEADASGQKQDIVQEAGASPEQTVIDASRSGISDLPSDLNTKTPDSGPSQDQSNNNSQ; the protein is encoded by the coding sequence ATGAATATCGGATCGATCATAGAAAGCATGCTGTTCATTTCGGGAGAGCCAATGAGTTTCAAAAAACTTTCAAAATATACGTCAATTGAGGTTGCGGACCTTGAAAATGCCGCGGTTGATCTTGCCAAAAAATACAACGAAGAGGCTAGAGGGCTGAGGATACTTATCAAAGACAAGGAAGTCCAGATGGTCACGGCCGGGGAAAACAGCAAATATGTTGAAAATTATATGAAAGCGGACATCGAAGGCGAACTCAGCCGCGCGGCGCTCGAAGTTCTGTCGGTCGTGGCCTATAGGGGACCCATACCGAGATCGAAGATCGAAGAGATCAGGGGGGTGAACTGCAGCTTTACGCTTCGCCATCTTCTCATAAGAGGATTGGTCGAGAGAATAGACAACCCAAGCGATGCGAGGACATATCTCTATAGGATATCTTTCGATTTTTTAAAAAAGCTGGGAGTGGAAAAGGCGGAACATCTTCCGAGGTTTGAAGAATTGAGAAACAAGAAGATCCTGGAAGAAAGATTCGTTGAAAATGCGGAGGCGAAGGAAGAAGGCGCAGTGCCTCAAAAAGAAGCTGACGCATCCGGGCAAAAACAGGATATTGTCCAAGAAGCCGGCGCATCACCGGAGCAAACCGTAATTGACGCATCACGATCCGGCATAAGCGATTTACCGTCGGATCTGAACACAAAGACTCCGGACTCCGGTCCTTCACAAGACCAATCAAATAATAACAGCCAATAA
- a CDS encoding segregation/condensation protein A — MSYIVKAHHWQSKEKLFEGPLDLLLELIEKEKLEITDLALAQVADQFLGYLEGSKEDITPEHLADFLLVAGKLILIKSKAILPMLELEKEEEEDIEELKARLIEYRRFKEISKEIKKLEMRKKMFFSRESYLGVETVFCPPESIVASDLAKAFDDVISKLPDVSHLKQETMREVISIKDKIEHILHNLSERIECTFSQAVVNAKTKVEVIVTFLAMLELVRKNIVVIEQAEMFGDIKIKKNENKS; from the coding sequence ATGTCATATATTGTAAAGGCGCATCACTGGCAGAGCAAGGAAAAGCTATTCGAGGGACCGCTGGACCTTCTTCTGGAGCTGATCGAAAAGGAAAAACTGGAGATCACTGATCTTGCGCTTGCGCAGGTCGCCGATCAATTTCTGGGCTATCTTGAGGGATCAAAGGAAGACATCACACCGGAACATCTGGCGGATTTTTTGTTGGTGGCGGGAAAATTGATACTGATAAAATCAAAGGCCATTCTTCCTATGCTGGAACTGGAAAAAGAGGAAGAAGAGGACATAGAAGAGCTCAAGGCAAGGCTCATTGAATATAGAAGATTCAAAGAAATCTCCAAGGAGATAAAAAAGCTTGAAATGAGGAAGAAAATGTTCTTTTCCAGAGAAAGCTATTTGGGGGTGGAAACGGTTTTTTGTCCGCCGGAAAGCATCGTTGCTTCTGATCTTGCGAAAGCATTTGATGATGTCATAAGCAAGCTTCCGGATGTCAGCCATCTCAAGCAGGAAACGATGAGAGAGGTCATATCCATCAAGGATAAGATCGAACATATACTCCACAATCTTTCGGAAAGGATCGAATGCACTTTCAGCCAGGCCGTTGTGAATGCCAAAACCAAAGTTGAGGTAATCGTCACATTTCTTGCCATGCTGGAACTTGTCAGGAAGAATATCGTGGTCATAGAACAGGCGGAGATGTTTGGTGATATAAAGATTAAAAAAAATGAAAATAAATCCTAA
- a CDS encoding YbaK/EbsC family protein: protein MAILKDLQKLLEKNKVKHEVIDHRTVFTALDNAKTQHIDPKEVVKTLVMKIDAKRHILALIPANKNLDKKKLLKEVNKWLKKKGEKTVKAVEFAKENWMRKNLKGKVGATIPLGSLNKMTAFIDKSLLKNKNLVINSGDYERSVKMATKKFIEIEDMIKGAFSEAKKKMKKR from the coding sequence ATGGCTATATTAAAAGATCTTCAAAAATTGCTTGAGAAGAACAAGGTCAAGCACGAAGTCATCGATCATAGGACTGTTTTTACGGCGCTTGATAATGCGAAGACGCAGCATATCGATCCGAAAGAGGTCGTGAAAACTCTGGTGATGAAAATTGACGCAAAAAGACATATTCTTGCGCTTATTCCCGCCAACAAGAACCTGGACAAGAAAAAGCTTCTGAAAGAGGTTAATAAGTGGCTGAAAAAAAAAGGGGAAAAAACCGTGAAAGCTGTTGAGTTTGCGAAAGAAAACTGGATGAGAAAGAATCTGAAGGGAAAAGTCGGCGCAACGATCCCGCTGGGATCGTTGAATAAAATGACGGCATTTATAGACAAGAGCCTTCTGAAAAACAAGAATTTGGTGATCAATTCGGGCGATTATGAGAGATCGGTAAAAATGGCAACTAAAAAGTTCATTGAGATCGAAGATATGATAAAAGGCGCATTTTCCGAGGCGAAGAAAAAGATGAAAAAGAGATAA
- the queF gene encoding preQ(1) synthase, which translates to MLYSDKQNCGKEIANKGPIRLAVFENKNRDVDYLVPFVCNEFTTLCPITGQPDFARIEIVYVPDKVCLESKSLKLYLFSFRDQGNFHEDVANKIFRDIWKKIGPKYMRIWADFTVRGGISIKPMIIKFASGIDPEEKREIEKLEENYDRKSYFDRT; encoded by the coding sequence ATGCTTTATTCAGACAAGCAGAATTGCGGAAAAGAAATCGCAAACAAAGGCCCGATCCGCTTGGCTGTTTTTGAAAACAAAAATCGTGATGTCGATTATCTCGTACCATTCGTGTGCAACGAATTTACAACTCTGTGCCCGATCACAGGACAGCCCGATTTTGCCAGGATCGAGATAGTTTATGTTCCGGACAAAGTTTGTCTTGAAAGCAAGTCATTGAAATTATATCTTTTCTCATTCAGGGATCAAGGAAATTTTCACGAAGATGTCGCCAACAAGATATTCAGAGATATCTGGAAGAAAATAGGTCCGAAATATATGAGGATCTGGGCCGACTTTACAGTGAGAGGCGGAATTTCCATAAAGCCTATGATAATCAAATTCGCTTCAGGCATCGATCCTGAAGAAAAGAGAGAGATCGAAAAACTCGAGGAAAACTATGACCGGAAATCATATTTTGACAGGACATAG
- a CDS encoding redoxin domain-containing protein, whose product MKLKITSNKWFNSEPLSEKDLSGYVVLVNFWSFTCVNCSRSFPRMRELWNKYKDQKFLMIGIHTPQFEFEKRPQCVKRKLIDNDMYWPIALDNEYKNWKRFKNKYWPTNYLINKNGEVVYCHIGEGGYATLDKIIQELLKMKKTKVKSPEMVTERTNNICFSATPDIHFGYKKGIPANASGYVPDKDALYKRPRIIPQNEMALEGEFFSAPGCIQTQKVGSSIYLNFNATEIDLVMEPFGKEAGAEVMFEGDPLPKEIRGEDVDDLGNIHIAGYRAYKIIKADFPVSGVLKIRSKEGKFKAYDLTFSGCVGRCDVQSDPS is encoded by the coding sequence ATGAAACTAAAAATAACGAGCAATAAATGGTTTAACTCCGAGCCTTTGAGCGAAAAAGATCTTTCGGGCTACGTCGTTCTGGTAAATTTCTGGTCGTTTACCTGCGTGAATTGCTCAAGGTCTTTTCCGCGCATGAGAGAACTTTGGAATAAATATAAAGACCAGAAGTTTCTGATGATCGGGATCCACACTCCACAGTTCGAGTTTGAAAAAAGACCCCAATGCGTGAAGCGGAAACTTATCGATAATGATATGTACTGGCCGATCGCGCTGGACAATGAATATAAGAACTGGAAGAGATTCAAGAATAAGTATTGGCCTACGAACTACTTGATAAACAAAAATGGCGAAGTGGTCTATTGCCACATAGGGGAGGGCGGGTATGCGACGCTTGATAAAATTATCCAGGAGCTGCTCAAGATGAAAAAGACAAAGGTCAAATCTCCCGAGATGGTCACTGAAAGAACGAATAATATTTGTTTTTCCGCTACGCCCGATATTCATTTTGGCTATAAAAAAGGGATTCCTGCGAATGCTTCCGGATATGTTCCGGACAAGGATGCTTTATACAAACGTCCGAGGATAATTCCGCAAAACGAGATGGCGCTTGAGGGAGAGTTTTTTTCCGCGCCCGGCTGTATTCAGACCCAGAAGGTCGGTTCATCGATATATCTGAATTTTAATGCCACTGAGATAGATCTTGTTATGGAGCCTTTTGGAAAAGAGGCGGGAGCGGAAGTGATGTTCGAAGGGGATCCGCTTCCGAAGGAGATCAGGGGCGAGGATGTTGATGACTTGGGAAATATCCATATTGCAGGATATAGGGCGTATAAGATCATAAAAGCGGATTTTCCCGTTTCGGGGGTTCTGAAGATCAGGTCGAAGGAAGGAAAATTCAAAGCGTATGACCTTACTTTCTCAGGATGTGTCGGGAGGTGCGACGTGCAGAGCGATCCTTCGTGA
- a CDS encoding C39 family peptidase, translating to MSYCGPASLKMVLRFYGVEKTEKELAELSGWNKRLGVDDSGIKKAAEGLGFRVRVKNRSNYRDIQNWLDGGIPVIVNWFTGGRPDNSGSEMADGHYSVAVGLDKRSIYLQDPEIGRIRKIRRSDFVRVWFDFRGGQIRPNELVMRQLIAIYPSLRKIKKRKRFSLIAVG from the coding sequence ATGAGCTATTGCGGTCCCGCAAGCCTGAAGATGGTTTTGCGTTTTTATGGTGTTGAAAAAACAGAAAAGGAACTTGCGGAACTTTCCGGATGGAATAAGCGTCTCGGAGTTGATGACTCCGGGATCAAAAAAGCAGCGGAGGGGCTGGGTTTCAGGGTAAGGGTAAAGAACCGGAGCAACTATCGTGATATTCAAAACTGGCTTGATGGCGGCATTCCCGTGATCGTTAATTGGTTTACGGGAGGAAGGCCGGATAATTCGGGTTCGGAAATGGCAGACGGACATTATTCGGTGGCGGTTGGATTGGATAAGAGATCTATTTATCTGCAGGATCCTGAGATTGGAAGGATAAGGAAGATCAGGAGATCTGATTTTGTGCGGGTATGGTTTGATTTCAGAGGGGGTCAGATCAGGCCCAATGAGCTGGTAATGCGGCAGCTGATCGCTATCTATCCTTCTTTGCGCAAAATAAAAAAGAGAAAGCGTTTTTCTCTTATTGCGGTGGGATAA